The Myxococcus xanthus genome contains the following window.
GAGGCACACAGGAGCGGTGTCCTCCACCCGACCCCCGAGAAGACGAGGCCGGGAAAGACTCCGTTCCGACAATTGTTCGCCCACATCCCTCCGCCCGGATTAAGGGTGGGACGTTCGCATCCCCTGGAGCCGCCTGACGTGATTCCCTATTGGCACGCCCCCTCGATTGAGCTGGGGCCCCTGAAAATCGAGCCCTTCGGCATCCTCGTCGCGGTGGGCATCCTGTTGGCCGCTCGCCTGCTTGGCCGGAACGCCGAGCGCGAAGGCCTGAACCCGGAGCCGCTCGCCGACTTCGCGCCCTGGGGCGTGGGCGTCGGCGTCGTCGTGGGCCACTGGGTGCACCTGTTCTTCTACCACCCGGAGGAGCTGTCCAAGAGCCCGTTCCAGATTTTGAAGGTCTGGGATGGCCTGTCCTCGTTCGGTGGCCTTCTGGGCGGCATCCTCGCCGCCGTCGTGTTCTTCAAGGTCCGCAAGCTGCGCTTCTCGGACTACGCGGACTCGTTCGCCCTGGGCGTGGCGCCGGGCTGGGCGGTGGCGCGGCTGGGCTGCTTCGCCGTGCATGACCACCCGGGCGTGCCCACGGACTTCTTCCTGGCGGTGGCCTTCCCCGGCGGCCCCCGGCACGACCTGGGCATGTACGACGCCATGGCGCTCTTCGCCATCAGCGGCGTGCTGTACGCCCTGCGCAACGCGGGGAAGCTGAAGGGGCGCCTGCTGCCGCTGCTGGCGGTGCTGTACGCGGCGTGCCGCTTCTTCTTCGACTTCCTGCGCGCCACGGACATGGCCTACGTGGACGCCCGCTACTTCGGACTGACGCCCGCGCAGTACGGCTGCATCGCGCTGGCGCTCTACGGCATCTGGGGCGTCCTGCGGCCTCAGGCGCCGGGCGCGGCCTCCTCGCCGCCGCCGTCGTCGCCGAAGAGCCCGGGAACGGTAGGCGTGCGGTAGGGTCGCAACGTCCGCTGCCCTTCTCGCGGCAGCCTGGCGTTTCATGGGCCCGGAGTTCCGGCGCATCCGCGGCGGGCTTCCGGGCCCGCGCGTTTCTGACGAGGAGGCTGCTTCCATGAAGGCACTCGCGTACGACGCAGTCATGACGCCCCTGGGCTGGCTGGGCCTCACCGCCGCCCGGCGCAAGCTGGTGCGCGGCCTGTCCGGCCACGTGCTGGAGGTGGGCACCGGCACCGGCCTGGCGTTGCCCGGCTACCCGGACACCGTCACCGCCGTCACCGCCATCGACGTGGACGAAGCGGCGCTCGCGCGCGCCCAGCGACGGCGGCCCGACGCGCGGCTGCTGTATGCCAGCGTGGAGTCCCTGCCCTTCCCCACCGCCTCCTTCGACGCCGTGGTGTCCAGCCTCGTCTTCTGCAGCGTGGAGGCCCCGGCGCAGGCGCTGACGGAGATTTTCCGGGTCCTGCGCCCGGGCGGCGCGCTGCGCATGCTGGAGCATGTGCGCGCGCCCTCGCCAGCGCTGGCCACCGTGCAGGACTTGCTCACCCCCGCCTGGATGCGGGTGAGCGGCGGGTGCCGGCTGGACCGGGAGACGTTCGACCTGGTGCGGCGCGCGGGCTTCGACATCGAGCGGCGCGTGCAGCGGCTCCAGGGCGTGAGCGAGCTCATCATCGCCCGGCGCCCGGCGAGCTGACGCGCCGCCGGAGCGCTCAGGCGGGCACGGGCATGCGCAGCCCGGCGAGCTTGCGGTCCGTGAGGATGGAGTGGACCTGTGTGATTCGCCCGTCCGCCCCCAGCTCCACGCGGACCACCATCTGGGTGCCCGCCTGCGGGTCGCGCTGGGGCGGAGGAAACACGGCCACCACCGCCGGCAGGCCGTTGAGCATCCGCAGCTCCACGGCGGAGGGCGCCCCCCGCATCTCCATCAGCCGCCGGTAGAGCAGCAGCACGCGCGACTGTCCCAGCACCGGCACGCGCGCGGCGCGGTACTGGCCACCGCCGTCCGACAGCGCGCACACGTCGCTGGCGAGCAGCGCCTCCGCCGCCGCCACGTCCCCCGTCAGCAGCGCACCCAGGAAGCCCTCCAGCGCGGCGCGGGCGCGCGCTTGGAACTCCCGCGTCGGCAGGCAGCGGGCGCGGTCGTACGCCGCCATCGCCGCCCGCGCGCGGTGGTGCACCACCTTCACGTTGGACTCGCGCAGGTTCAGCGCCTCGGCCACCTCGCGCACCGAGTAGTCGAACACGTCGCGCAGGAGCAGCACCGCCCGCTGCTTGGGAGACAGCACCTCCAGCGCGAGCAGGAAGGCGAAGGAGACACTCTCCAGCAGCGCGTAGCGACCCTCCGTGGAGCCGCCTCCCGGCAGCCGCGCCTCCACGCCAGGGGGCGGCAGCTCCTCCTCTCCCGTGTCCAGCGGCGAGGGCAGCCAGGGGCCCACGTAGCCCTCGCGCTTGCGCCGCCGCAACGTGTCCCGGGCCAGGTTCACCGCCACCCGCGTCAGCCAGGGGCGCAGCGCCTCCGTTCGCGCGGGCGGCGAGGCCAGGGCGCGCACGAAGGTCTCCTGCACCAGGTCCTCCGCGTCCGCCGACACGCCCGTCATGCGGTAGCAGAGCCCCCACAGGAAGCGCTCGTGCTCGCGCACGGCCTGCGCCAGTCCTTCGCGCGCGGAGCGGTCCATGCGTCAGCGCCCCACTGCCCGGCGTGACGCCACCTGCTGGCCCGGGACGAGCGCGCGCGCCACCGACTCCGCGCTGGCGAAGGACGCCTCCGCGAGCAAGCCCTCCGGCCCCACCCAATCTCCCACGCGGTACAACCCAGGCACGTGCGGCACCTCCACCGAGGGGCGTCCGCGCAGGCCGCCCGTCTCCGCCGTCGGCAGCCAGTGCGACACCAGCAGGGAGGGCCGGTAACGGCGCGCCACCACGGACGTCCGCCAACCGGGTTGCAGCGCATCCATCACTTCCTCCAAGCGGGCCTCGCTCGCCTCCGGGCCCCTGCCGCCCAGGTATTGCATCACATGCACCATCGCGCCGCCTTCCGGCGCCAGCTTCGCCACCGCGGAGTGCACCGACGCGTACCAGGGGCCATCAGTCCCGAGCGCGAACAGCGCGTCCGGACGGGGCAACCGGGACAGCCCCAGCTCCAGCGTGGCCGCCATCACCGGCACGGCGCGGGCCGCGTCGTGCGCCAGGAGCGCGTCAGCGGGCAGCAGCGCCGCGATGTCACCCGGCCCGCCCGCCACCACCACCGCGTCCGCCGCGTGCTCCGTCCCATCCGCGAGCCGCACGCCACGAACGCGCGCACCCGTATCCGCTAGCAGGACCGCGCTCACGCGCGCGGAGAGCTCCAGCCGTGTGCCCGCATCGCGCGCGCGGGTCTCCAACTCGGAGACAAGCGTGCTCCACCCGCCGTCCACGTAGAGCACCGCCGGCTTCGCCTGGAGCTGGGCGACGGCGGACTGGGCGCTCATCGCGTCCACGTCCGCGCAGTAGGTCATCACCCGCACCAGCGCCAGGATGAAGGCGCGGGCGTCCGCGTTCGACAGGTGCTGCTCCACCCAGTCGCGCGTGGTGATGTTCGCCAGCGGCGCCAGGTCCACGCGTCCCAGCCCCGCGAGCAGCTTCGCGAGCTCCAGCTTCCCCGGCAGTCCGAGCGCGTCCGTGGTCAGCAGGGAGACCAGCCCGCGCGGCATCGTGTGCAGGCGTCCGCCACTCAGCAGATACGAGCCCGCGCCGGGCATGCCACCCGCGGGCTTCACGCCCAGCTCGCCAAGCACTCGCATCCCCGCGCCCCCCTGGTACAGCGCGTGAGCGCCGAGGTTGAAGCGGAAGCCCTCCACGTCCGACGTCTGTCCCCGGCCTCCCAGGTGCTTCGAGCGCTCGAAGAGCGTCACCGCGCAACCGCCCCGTGCCAGCAGCGCCGCCGCCGACAGGCCTCCCAGCCCTCCACCGATGACCGCCACTCGAGGTGCCTTCATGTGCCGTCCTCCACCGAAATGGCCCGGTGAAACGCCGGGCATTCAGCGACACCACGAAGGCGGCGGCCGAAAGGTTACGCGAGCCCGTGTTGCACGGCCGTGACAGACGCGCCGCCTGCGCGAGAACCTTCCGTCCACGGTGCGTTTTTGAGCGGGTTCCGGCTGACTCTCCGCTCTGAAAACCGGGTGCACACCAACCCCGCAAGTCACCTACAGCGAGGCAATGTCAGAGGTAGTCGTAGACTTCTCCATGCACCGGCGGACTTTCCCGCCGGAGAGCCTCGAGGCATTCACGCATGAGAAAGCTCCTCGCCGCCCTGCTCGCTCTTCCCGTTCTCACCGCCTGTGGTCCCGCGCCGGAGTCCGACTCGAATGACATGCGGCTGGCACCCGAGGGCGCCGAGGTGGCCTCCACCGAGCAGGAGCTGTTCGGCACGCCCCGTGAGCGCTCCGTCCGCCTGCGCACCGGCGTGACGCTGCGCTACGTGGAGCAAGGCCTGCCGCTGGGCCCCGCAGTGGTGTTCCTCCACGGCTTTTCGGATTCCAACCACACGTGGGACCTGAACCTGCGCACCTTCCCGCGCAACCACCACGTCTACGTGCTGGACCAGCGCGGCCACGGGGATTCGACGCGCCCGGCGTGCTGCTACACGCAGCAGTCCTTCGCCGCGGACGTGGACGCCTTCCTGGAAGCGGTGGGCGAGCGCAGCGCCATCCTCGTCGGCCACTCCATGGGCAGCTTCATCGCGCAGCAGGTGGCGTTGGACTTCCCGCGGCGCGTGAAGGGATTGGTGCTCGTCGGCTCGGCACCCACCGTCGCCGGCAACCCGGTGGCGCTGGAGCTGAAGTCCATCGTGGACACGTTCGAGGGCACGGTGGATCCGGAGTTCATCCGCGCGTTCCAGGAGAGCACCTTCGTGCGCCCTGTTCCGGCGTCGTACATCAACACGATGGTGTCGGAGAGCAGCAAGGTGCCCGCGCGCGTGTGGCAGGACGCGCTGGACGGCCTGCTCGCGGAGGACCACTCGGCGCGGCTGAACCACATCCGCGTGCCGGTGCTCGTCATTGGCGGAGACCAGGACGGCTTCTTCTCCGTCGCTGACCAGCAGGCGCTGGTGGACGCCCTGCCGGACGCCGAGTTCAAGCTGTACCCGAACACCGGCCATGCGCCCCACGCGGAGCAGCCGCGGCGCTTCAACCAGGACGTGCACCGCTTCCTGCGCGAAGTGACGCGCTGGTAGGAGGAGGAAGTCGCGTGCCCGGGATTAACCGGGCACCGCCCCCGGAGCACCGCCTCCCGCGGGCGGCTCCGGGGAGGCGCGGGGCACATCGGCGCGGGCCAGCATCACCGCGGCCCCGAGGATGAGAACGCCTCCCAGGACCTGGCGTGGGGTGAGCCGCTCGTCCAGGAAGAGCGCCCCCAGCACCACCGCCGTCAGGGGCTCCAGGTTGGACACCAGCGACGTGTTCACCGGGCCGATGCGCTGGATGCCCACGAAGAAGAGGAGCACCGCGGCCACCGTGGCCACCAGCGCCAACCCCACCACCGCGGCCCAGCCCGTGACGGAGCCGGGGAAGGCAGGGCCACGCACCAGCATGGCCACGCCGAAGGAGAAACCCGCCGAGCACAGGATGACGGTGCTGGAGGCCAGCGGCCCCGCCCGACCGGACACCCGGCCGCTGGCGACGACATAGACGGTGTAGAACAGCGCGGACAGCAGGCCCAGCAGCACGCCCGGCAGCGTGGCGCCGCCCTGGGACAGGTCGGCTGTCAGTACCGTGCCGCCCACCGACAGGACCACCGCCAGCCACTTCACCCGGCCCAGGTGCTCCTTGAAGACGACTCGCTGCACCAGCGCCACCAGCGCGGGGAAGGAGTACAGCAGCAGGGCCACCAGCCCCGCGGGCGCGTGCTGCAGGGCGAAGAAGTAGACCCCGGACTGGCTGAAGTACCCGGCGGCGCCCAGCAACATCAGGACGACTAGTACCCCACCCCGAGGCCACCGCTGGCGGCGCAGCACCATGACGCTGGCGAGCACCGCCCCCGCGATTGAGAAGCGAAGGAACAGCAGCGTGGCCACGTCCGTGCCCGCCGCATAGGCCAGGCGGCCAAAGAGGCCCAGCGCGCCGAAACACACGCCCGACAACGCCACGATGAGGAAGCCAGCCGTGCGGCTCATGGCCGGAGGGCGAACCCTGCTCCAACCGGGCGCCCGTGTCACCTGCCCCCGGTTGGCTACCAGTTCTTCACGGATTTGAGGTCGAAGACGTCCGGGAAGCCGTTGGCGCGCAGCAACTGCACGGCCTGGGCGCTGCGGCCACCCGCGGCGCAATACACCACCACGGGCGTGCCGGGCGGGCCCACCTCGGCCAGCCGGCGGGGCAGCTCCTGCACGGGGATGTTCCGGGCGGGCTCGGGGTGCCCTTCCTGAAATTCCTGCGGCGTGCGCACATCCAGCAGCACCGCGCCTTCAGCGACGAGCTGCCGGGCCTTCTCCGAGAGTTCCTGGGGTGTCATGCCCCCACTCTAAGCCCGAGCGGGCAGGGGGCGACTGGCCGAAAACTGGAGGTGTCCGCCATGGACGCTACAGTTCTGTACCACCCATGCGACTCGACAAGCATGCACTCCTGGGCCAGCTCGCGGACCGCCTCCAGCAGAGCGACCGGCTGGCCCACCGCGCCGAGGCGGAGGCCCGCGAGGCCGCCCGCAGTCTGGCCACGGAGTCCGAGAAGAAAGAGGACGGCCGCGCCGCCCTGGAGTTCGGCAGCCTCGCCACCGGACAGGCCCAGCGGGCCCGCCGGGTCCAGGAAGAACTCCAGGCGCTGACGAAGTTCGGTCAGGCGGAGGTCCCCCGTTTCCCCCGGCAGGGGCCGGTGGCGCTGGGCGCCATCGTGGACGTCAGCACCGAGGACGAGGAGGGCTTCTCCGAGCGGACCTTCTTCGTCCTGCCCGCGGGCGCCGGCACCGAGCTGACGGGGCCGGGCGGTGACGGCTTCCTGTCCGTCATCACCCCCGCCTCCCCCGTGGGGCGCGCCCTCATGGGCCGAAAGGCGGGGGATACAGTGGAAGTGATGCTCGCGGGCGAGGTCCGCGAGTGGACGGTGCTCGAGGTCGCGTGATGTCGAGCCTTCGACGAAAGCCCGGGGGGCACTAGCACCCATGGCGCCCGTCGCGCGTGAATCCGAAAAGATGTCTTCTTCGCCTTCACCGCAAATCCAGGCGCTGCCCCCACCTGCCCTCCTGCCGCTCACCTGGCCCGCCGCCGTCGTGGGCCTGATGTTCGGCGTGCTGATGACGTACGTCCCATACGAGTTCCGGGTGGCCTCCTTCCGGCCGCTCTACCCGTATGTGCGCATGCTGGGCCTCACGTACCTGACGGGCAGCATCATGCTGATGGGCGCGCTGCTGTACCCGCGCGCGCCACGCTGGCTGGACGTCACGGGGCGCCTGCTGCTGGGCGCGGCCATGGCGCTGTACTGGTGGGTGCTCAACGTCCTGCCGGGCAGCTTCACGGGCATCATTCTCTACCCGGTGCTCTTCGGCGGCGTGGTGCTGGAGGCCTGGCCCGCCATGCGCCAGCGGCCCGTGCTGCGCACCTTCGCGGCGCTCACCGGCGCGGCGTTCGGCGTGGCCATGCTGGTGGTGCCCGAGCGCTTCCCGCTCTCCGTCTACGCCCACCTCGCGCCCCTTCGGCCCCTGGTGGGCCTGCTCTTCGCCGTGTGCGGCGTGGGCCTGCTGCTGCCTTCCCACTGGCTCCACCGCCGGCTGCCGGCCCTGTTCATGGGCGGGCTGGCGGTGCCCTTCGCCCTGCTCGCGTACGCGCTGGGCCGGGGTGCTTCATGGCTGGGCGCCAGCGTGTATGCGGTGCTCACCCTGGCCTGTGTCGCGCAGGCCCTGGACTGGCGGCCGCGCGCGCCTCGCACGGTGGGGTGGAAGCTGCTGCGAGGGCTGGCCTTCGCGGGGCTGGTGCCGCTGCTGGCGCTGGGCGGGCTGGCGGCGTACCTGGCGCAGAACGCGATTGAACAGCAGGTGCGCGACGACACGCAGCGCGCCGCCGCGGGCGAGGCCGACTTCCTGCGGCGCTACCTGGACGACGCGGGCGAGTCCCTGGCGCTGATGCTGGAGTCCCCGGGCTTCCGCGCCGCCTTCGCCGCGGCCGCGCCGGAGCGGCTGGAGCCCTACCTGGTCAACCTGGCGGCCCAGGAGCGCGCCTTCGACGCGGCGCTCGCGGTGGACACCCAGGGCCACATCCTGGCCGCGTCTCCCAGCGTGGAGGGGTGGAACCTGGAGCCGCGCGACTTCCTGCCCCCGGCCTTCACCCGGGGCGCCGAGGTGTCTCCGCCCTTCATCCGTCCGCCCGGCCAGCCCCTGGTCGCGGTGACGCAGCCCTTCCGCGAGGACGGCGAGGTGCGGGGCATGCTGGTGGGCCTGCTGTCCCTGGAGCGACTGAGCCAGGCCACCACGCCCGCGTCGCGGCGCTTCCACGTGCAGGTGTTGGACAGGCGCGGCCTCAAGGTGCTGCGCGACACCGCGCCCGGAGCGCCGCTGCTGGGTGAAGCCCACCTGCCGGACGCGCTCAGCCTGGAGCTGCTGCGTCCCGGCATCGGCGTGCTGGAGGCCTTCGACGCGGCGGACCGCCGCATCCTCGCCGCCGAGGCCCCCGTGGAAGGCACGGAGTGGAACGTGCTGGTGACGCAGGAGCTGGTGGTGGCCTACGCGGCGATTACGCGCATGAGCGCCGCGGTGGTGGGGCTGGTGCTGCTGGGCGTCCTCATGGCCCTGCTGCTGTCGCAGCTGGTTGCCCGCGACGTCATCCGCCGCCTGGACCATCTGCGCTCCGCCACCGCCGC
Protein-coding sequences here:
- a CDS encoding class I SAM-dependent methyltransferase, producing the protein MKALAYDAVMTPLGWLGLTAARRKLVRGLSGHVLEVGTGTGLALPGYPDTVTAVTAIDVDEAALARAQRRRPDARLLYASVESLPFPTASFDAVVSSLVFCSVEAPAQALTEIFRVLRPGGALRMLEHVRAPSPALATVQDLLTPAWMRVSGGCRLDRETFDLVRRAGFDIERRVQRLQGVSELIIARRPAS
- a CDS encoding GreA/GreB family elongation factor — its product is MRLDKHALLGQLADRLQQSDRLAHRAEAEAREAARSLATESEKKEDGRAALEFGSLATGQAQRARRVQEELQALTKFGQAEVPRFPRQGPVALGAIVDVSTEDEEGFSERTFFVLPAGAGTELTGPGGDGFLSVITPASPVGRALMGRKAGDTVEVMLAGEVREWTVLEVA
- a CDS encoding alpha/beta fold hydrolase translates to MRKLLAALLALPVLTACGPAPESDSNDMRLAPEGAEVASTEQELFGTPRERSVRLRTGVTLRYVEQGLPLGPAVVFLHGFSDSNHTWDLNLRTFPRNHHVYVLDQRGHGDSTRPACCYTQQSFAADVDAFLEAVGERSAILVGHSMGSFIAQQVALDFPRRVKGLVLVGSAPTVAGNPVALELKSIVDTFEGTVDPEFIRAFQESTFVRPVPASYINTMVSESSKVPARVWQDALDGLLAEDHSARLNHIRVPVLVIGGDQDGFFSVADQQALVDALPDAEFKLYPNTGHAPHAEQPRRFNQDVHRFLREVTRW
- a CDS encoding ATP-binding protein, with product MSSSPSPQIQALPPPALLPLTWPAAVVGLMFGVLMTYVPYEFRVASFRPLYPYVRMLGLTYLTGSIMLMGALLYPRAPRWLDVTGRLLLGAAMALYWWVLNVLPGSFTGIILYPVLFGGVVLEAWPAMRQRPVLRTFAALTGAAFGVAMLVVPERFPLSVYAHLAPLRPLVGLLFAVCGVGLLLPSHWLHRRLPALFMGGLAVPFALLAYALGRGASWLGASVYAVLTLACVAQALDWRPRAPRTVGWKLLRGLAFAGLVPLLALGGLAAYLAQNAIEQQVRDDTQRAAAGEADFLRRYLDDAGESLALMLESPGFRAAFAAAAPERLEPYLVNLAAQERAFDAALAVDTQGHILAASPSVEGWNLEPRDFLPPAFTRGAEVSPPFIRPPGQPLVAVTQPFREDGEVRGMLVGLLSLERLSQATTPASRRFHVQVLDRRGLKVLRDTAPGAPLLGEAHLPDALSLELLRPGIGVLEAFDAADRRILAAEAPVEGTEWNVLVTQELVVAYAAITRMSAAVVGLVLLGVLMALLLSQLVARDVIRRLDHLRSATAALTAGDWSQRVDVEEDDELGELARGFNEMAARTGATQTELKEAVRAREEFLSVASHELRTPLTPLKGFAALTLQRLEKSGDFPERERLLKALRSMARQTERLTRLVDDLLDTARIQGGRLELERKRLDLVPLLGEVLERFELRTESGVTFELDVPAHPVEGDWDALRLEQVLTNLVSNAVRYSPHGGAVRMSLEAAETHVLLSVRDEGIGIPPENVADLFRPFARASNAQARHFGGLGLGLFICREIVERHGGAIWAESPGPQRGSSFHVRLPRRAEPAASASAA
- a CDS encoding DMT family transporter translates to MSRTAGFLIVALSGVCFGALGLFGRLAYAAGTDVATLLFLRFSIAGAVLASVMVLRRQRWPRGGVLVVLMLLGAAGYFSQSGVYFFALQHAPAGLVALLLYSFPALVALVQRVVFKEHLGRVKWLAVVLSVGGTVLTADLSQGGATLPGVLLGLLSALFYTVYVVASGRVSGRAGPLASSTVILCSAGFSFGVAMLVRGPAFPGSVTGWAAVVGLALVATVAAVLLFFVGIQRIGPVNTSLVSNLEPLTAVVLGALFLDERLTPRQVLGGVLILGAAVMLARADVPRASPEPPAGGGAPGAVPG
- a CDS encoding rhodanese-like domain-containing protein: MTPQELSEKARQLVAEGAVLLDVRTPQEFQEGHPEPARNIPVQELPRRLAEVGPPGTPVVVYCAAGGRSAQAVQLLRANGFPDVFDLKSVKNW
- a CDS encoding sigma-70 family RNA polymerase sigma factor, which produces MDRSAREGLAQAVREHERFLWGLCYRMTGVSADAEDLVQETFVRALASPPARTEALRPWLTRVAVNLARDTLRRRKREGYVGPWLPSPLDTGEEELPPPGVEARLPGGGSTEGRYALLESVSFAFLLALEVLSPKQRAVLLLRDVFDYSVREVAEALNLRESNVKVVHHRARAAMAAYDRARCLPTREFQARARAALEGFLGALLTGDVAAAEALLASDVCALSDGGGQYRAARVPVLGQSRVLLLYRRLMEMRGAPSAVELRMLNGLPAVVAVFPPPQRDPQAGTQMVVRVELGADGRITQVHSILTDRKLAGLRMPVPA
- a CDS encoding phytoene desaturase family protein, yielding MKAPRVAVIGGGLGGLSAAALLARGGCAVTLFERSKHLGGRGQTSDVEGFRFNLGAHALYQGGAGMRVLGELGVKPAGGMPGAGSYLLSGGRLHTMPRGLVSLLTTDALGLPGKLELAKLLAGLGRVDLAPLANITTRDWVEQHLSNADARAFILALVRVMTYCADVDAMSAQSAVAQLQAKPAVLYVDGGWSTLVSELETRARDAGTRLELSARVSAVLLADTGARVRGVRLADGTEHAADAVVVAGGPGDIAALLPADALLAHDAARAVPVMAATLELGLSRLPRPDALFALGTDGPWYASVHSAVAKLAPEGGAMVHVMQYLGGRGPEASEARLEEVMDALQPGWRTSVVARRYRPSLLVSHWLPTAETGGLRGRPSVEVPHVPGLYRVGDWVGPEGLLAEASFASAESVARALVPGQQVASRRAVGR
- a CDS encoding prolipoprotein diacylglyceryl transferase, with the translated sequence MIPYWHAPSIELGPLKIEPFGILVAVGILLAARLLGRNAEREGLNPEPLADFAPWGVGVGVVVGHWVHLFFYHPEELSKSPFQILKVWDGLSSFGGLLGGILAAVVFFKVRKLRFSDYADSFALGVAPGWAVARLGCFAVHDHPGVPTDFFLAVAFPGGPRHDLGMYDAMALFAISGVLYALRNAGKLKGRLLPLLAVLYAACRFFFDFLRATDMAYVDARYFGLTPAQYGCIALALYGIWGVLRPQAPGAASSPPPSSPKSPGTVGVR